Proteins from one Arthrobacter sp. DNA4 genomic window:
- the glmS gene encoding glutamine--fructose-6-phosphate transaminase (isomerizing): MCGIVGYVGRSVDGAINGHSALDVVLEGLRRLEYRGYDSAGVAVVSQGAIESRKKSGKLSNLIGELEARPLPETLTGIGHTRWATHGGPTDRNAHPHLADGGKLAVIHNGIIENFAELKLELLEKGVTFLSETDTEVAAALLADILRNQLGGDTANGGLTRAMELACQRLEGAFTLLAVHADQPDVVVAARRNSPLVVGLGEGENFLGSDVSGFIDYTRRAVELGQDQIVTITADTVTITDFFGNPAQGKEYHVDWDPASAEKGGFSSFMEKEIHDQPDAVAQTLLGRSDLDGKLTLDELRIDPELLKQVNKIIVLACGTAAYAGMVAKYAIENWCRIPTEVELAHEFRYRDPILDEKTLVVSISQSGETMDTLMAVRYAREQGAKTISICNTNGSTIPRESDAVLYTHAGPEIAVASTKAFLAQITAAYLLGLYLAQLRGNIFSGQIKDVLADLNKIPAKIQTILDNAGPLRELARSMANEKSVLFLGRHVGYPVALEGALKLKEIAYIHAEGFAAGELKHGPIALIDEGQPVFVVVPSPRGRDSLHAKVVSNIQEVRARGARTLVIAEEGDEAVKAYAEFVFYVPETPTLLMPLLTTVPLQIFAAELAAAKGYDVDQPRNLAKSVTVE, translated from the coding sequence ATGTGTGGAATCGTGGGTTACGTAGGCCGTTCGGTTGACGGTGCAATTAATGGTCACAGTGCGTTGGATGTTGTCCTGGAGGGGCTGCGGCGCCTGGAGTACCGCGGTTATGACTCTGCCGGTGTGGCTGTGGTGTCCCAGGGGGCTATCGAGTCGCGGAAGAAGTCCGGGAAGCTGAGCAACCTGATTGGTGAGCTGGAGGCCCGGCCGTTGCCGGAGACCCTGACCGGTATTGGCCACACGCGGTGGGCGACGCACGGCGGCCCGACGGACCGCAACGCGCACCCGCACCTGGCTGATGGCGGCAAGCTCGCCGTGATCCACAACGGCATCATTGAAAACTTCGCCGAGCTCAAGCTCGAGCTGCTGGAGAAGGGCGTGACGTTCCTGTCCGAGACGGACACGGAGGTCGCTGCCGCGCTGCTGGCGGACATCCTGCGCAACCAGCTGGGCGGGGACACCGCGAACGGTGGCCTGACCCGGGCCATGGAGCTGGCGTGCCAGCGCCTTGAAGGTGCTTTCACGCTGCTGGCCGTGCACGCGGACCAGCCCGACGTCGTCGTGGCCGCCCGCCGTAACTCACCGCTGGTGGTTGGCCTGGGTGAGGGGGAGAATTTCCTGGGTTCGGACGTGTCCGGGTTCATCGATTACACCCGCCGCGCGGTGGAGCTGGGCCAGGACCAGATCGTCACGATCACCGCCGACACCGTCACGATCACCGATTTCTTTGGCAACCCGGCCCAGGGCAAGGAATACCACGTGGACTGGGACCCGGCCTCGGCCGAAAAGGGTGGGTTCTCCTCGTTCATGGAGAAGGAAATCCATGACCAGCCTGACGCCGTGGCGCAGACCCTGCTGGGCCGGTCGGACCTGGACGGCAAGCTGACCCTGGATGAGCTGCGGATCGACCCGGAGCTTTTGAAGCAGGTCAACAAGATCATCGTGCTGGCCTGCGGTACCGCCGCGTATGCGGGCATGGTGGCGAAGTACGCGATCGAGAACTGGTGCCGGATCCCCACCGAGGTGGAGCTCGCGCACGAGTTCCGTTACCGGGACCCGATCCTCGACGAGAAGACCCTGGTGGTCTCCATCTCCCAGTCCGGGGAGACCATGGACACCCTGATGGCCGTCCGGTACGCCCGGGAGCAGGGTGCGAAGACCATCTCGATCTGCAACACCAACGGCTCCACCATCCCGCGTGAATCCGATGCCGTGCTTTACACGCACGCCGGTCCGGAGATCGCTGTGGCCTCCACCAAGGCGTTCCTGGCCCAGATCACCGCCGCGTACCTGCTGGGCCTGTACCTGGCGCAGCTGCGCGGGAACATCTTCTCGGGCCAGATCAAGGACGTCCTGGCGGACCTGAACAAGATCCCCGCGAAGATCCAGACCATCCTGGACAACGCCGGCCCGCTGCGCGAGCTGGCCCGGTCCATGGCCAACGAGAAGTCCGTGCTGTTCCTGGGCCGGCACGTGGGCTACCCGGTGGCCCTCGAAGGTGCTTTGAAGCTCAAGGAAATCGCGTACATCCACGCCGAAGGCTTCGCCGCCGGTGAGCTCAAGCACGGCCCGATCGCCCTGATCGATGAAGGCCAGCCGGTGTTCGTGGTGGTCCCGTCCCCGCGCGGGCGTGACTCGCTGCACGCCAAGGTGGTTTCCAACATCCAGGAAGTCCGTGCCCGCGGCGCCCGGACCCTGGTCATCGCCGAGGAAGGCGACGAGGCCGTGAAGGCCTACGCCGAGTTCGTCTTCTACGTCCCCGAGACCCCTACCCTGCTGATGCCCCTGCTGACCACCGTTCCGCTGCAGATCTTCGCTGCAGAACTCGCCGCAGCCAAGGGCTACGACGTGGACCAGCCCCGCAACCTCGCCAAGAGCGTCACCGTCGAATAA
- the mgrA gene encoding L-glyceraldehyde 3-phosphate reductase, translated as MTYSAADNRYETMPYRRVGRSGLKLPAISLGLWHNFGDDKRFEEQRDILRRAFDLGVNHFDLANNYGPPDGSAETNFDRHLRDDFKPYRDELVISTKAGYYMWPGPYGEWGSRKYLISSLDQSLQRMGLDYVDIFYSHRPDPETPMEETMGALDYAVRSGKALYAGISSYTPEQTLEAARILKELGTPLLIHQPSYSMLNRWTEDGSPNLYEVLDQVGAGSIAFSPLAQGMLTDRYLHGIPEDSRAAKARFLSEDSITEEKLDRVRGLREIAEGRGQSLAQMAIAWILRDQPKGSPVTSALVGASSVRQLEDTLSAINNLNFTDGELTAIDEFAVESDINLWKQNA; from the coding sequence ATGACTTATTCAGCAGCGGACAACCGCTATGAAACCATGCCCTACCGCCGGGTGGGCCGCAGCGGCCTCAAGCTCCCGGCCATCTCCCTGGGACTGTGGCACAACTTCGGCGATGACAAGCGCTTCGAGGAACAGCGGGACATCCTCCGCCGCGCCTTCGACCTGGGCGTCAACCACTTCGATCTCGCCAACAACTACGGCCCTCCGGACGGATCCGCGGAAACGAACTTCGACCGGCACCTGCGGGACGACTTCAAGCCCTACCGCGACGAACTGGTCATCTCCACCAAGGCCGGCTATTACATGTGGCCCGGCCCCTACGGAGAATGGGGTTCCCGCAAGTACCTGATCTCCAGCCTGGACCAGTCGCTGCAACGGATGGGCCTGGACTACGTGGACATCTTCTACAGCCACCGCCCGGACCCCGAAACGCCCATGGAAGAAACCATGGGCGCCCTGGACTACGCTGTACGGTCCGGCAAGGCACTGTACGCGGGAATCTCCTCCTACACGCCGGAACAGACCCTTGAGGCTGCCCGGATTCTCAAGGAACTCGGTACGCCGCTGCTGATCCACCAGCCCAGCTACTCCATGCTCAACCGCTGGACCGAGGACGGCTCGCCGAACCTGTACGAGGTGCTGGACCAGGTGGGCGCCGGGTCGATCGCCTTCTCGCCCCTGGCACAGGGGATGCTCACGGACCGCTACCTTCACGGCATCCCGGAAGACTCCCGGGCAGCCAAGGCACGTTTTCTCTCCGAGGACTCCATTACGGAGGAGAAGCTGGACCGGGTCCGCGGACTGCGGGAGATCGCCGAGGGCCGCGGGCAGTCCCTGGCCCAGATGGCCATTGCCTGGATCCTGCGCGACCAGCCGAAGGGTTCACCCGTCACATCGGCCCTGGTGGGAGCCTCAAGCGTCCGGCAGCTGGAGGACACGCTGTCCGCCATCAATAACCTCAACTTCACTGATGGGGAGCTCACGGCGATCGATGAATTCGCCGTGGAATCCGATATCAACCTCTGGAAGCAGAACGCCTGA
- the treY gene encoding malto-oligosyltrehalose synthase produces the protein MRTPVSTYRLQIRSSFTLFDAADKVPYLKDLGVDWVYLSPILTAEKGSDHGYDVTDPSAVDPDRGGPEGLLALSKAAREHGMGVLVDIVPNHVGVATPVQNPWWWSLLKEGRGSPYAEAFDVDWDLGGGKVRLPMLGSDADLDKLEVKDGELHYYDHRFPLAEGTYSEGDSPQDVHSRQHYQLMDWRRADAELNYRRFFAVTTLAGIRVEDPSVFEKAHAEVGRWFTEGLVDGLRVDHPDGLADPDGYLRWLKDLSGGAYVLVEKILEPGEVLPQDFACEGTTGYDALADVDRVFVDPAGQQTLDALDASLRGASGPADYAEMIRGTKRMIADGILRSEVLRLARLVPESYGITMDQAADAIAEIIASFPVYRSYLPVGADVLKEACESAAAHRPDLDVAVGTLLPLLLDPANPIAVRFQQTSGMVMAKGVEDTAFYRYTRLGTLTEVGAEPTEFAVAPEEFHQRMQRRQQEMPLSMTTLSTHDTKRSEDARARISVIAELPQEWAETLETLRGLAPIPDGPYENLLWQAIVGAWPASRERLQGYAEKAAREAGNSTKWTDPNEDFEATVEAAVDAAFDDVKVAKVVADFVARIDAYSAANSVSAKMVQLTMPGVPDVYQGSEFWERSLTDPDNRRPVDFAARQAELAKLDAGALPDAGTEASKLLVTSRALRLRRDRPELFQGYTPVAATGAAAGHLLAFTRGTDATSGALTLATRLPAGLEAAGGWRDTAVDLSTAMRDELTGASFGPGQVSVAEVLGTYPVALLAPVDGEKA, from the coding sequence ATGAGGACTCCGGTCTCCACATACCGTTTGCAGATCCGCAGCAGCTTCACCCTGTTTGACGCCGCCGACAAGGTTCCGTACCTGAAGGACCTCGGCGTGGACTGGGTGTACCTGTCTCCCATCCTCACGGCGGAGAAGGGCTCGGACCACGGATACGACGTGACCGACCCTTCCGCGGTGGACCCGGACCGCGGCGGCCCGGAAGGCCTGCTGGCGCTCTCCAAGGCAGCCCGCGAGCACGGCATGGGCGTCCTGGTGGACATCGTTCCCAACCACGTGGGCGTGGCCACTCCGGTGCAGAACCCGTGGTGGTGGTCGCTGCTCAAGGAAGGCCGCGGTTCACCGTACGCCGAAGCGTTCGACGTCGACTGGGACCTGGGCGGCGGAAAGGTACGGCTGCCGATGCTCGGCTCGGACGCCGACCTGGACAAGCTCGAGGTCAAGGATGGCGAGCTGCACTACTACGACCACCGGTTCCCGCTGGCCGAGGGAACGTACAGCGAGGGTGACTCCCCGCAGGACGTCCACAGCCGCCAGCACTACCAGCTCATGGACTGGCGCCGTGCCGACGCCGAGCTGAACTACCGGCGCTTCTTTGCGGTCACCACCCTCGCCGGCATCCGGGTGGAAGATCCGTCCGTCTTCGAGAAGGCCCATGCCGAGGTGGGCCGCTGGTTCACCGAAGGCCTGGTGGACGGGCTCCGCGTGGACCACCCGGACGGTCTTGCTGACCCCGACGGCTACCTTCGCTGGCTCAAGGACCTCAGCGGTGGCGCGTACGTTCTCGTGGAGAAAATCCTCGAACCGGGCGAAGTGCTTCCGCAGGACTTTGCCTGCGAGGGGACCACCGGCTACGACGCACTGGCTGACGTGGACCGGGTGTTTGTTGACCCTGCCGGGCAGCAAACCCTGGATGCATTGGACGCGTCCTTGCGGGGAGCGTCCGGGCCCGCCGATTACGCAGAGATGATCCGTGGCACCAAGCGCATGATCGCCGACGGCATCCTGCGCTCCGAGGTGCTGCGCCTGGCGCGGCTGGTTCCCGAGTCCTACGGGATCACTATGGATCAGGCGGCCGATGCCATCGCGGAGATCATCGCGTCCTTCCCGGTCTACCGGTCCTACCTGCCTGTGGGCGCCGATGTCCTCAAGGAAGCCTGCGAGTCCGCCGCGGCGCACCGGCCGGATCTGGACGTAGCGGTGGGGACCCTCCTGCCGCTGCTGCTGGACCCTGCCAATCCCATCGCCGTCCGGTTCCAGCAGACCTCCGGCATGGTGATGGCCAAGGGCGTGGAGGACACCGCGTTCTACCGCTACACCCGCTTGGGAACCCTGACCGAGGTGGGTGCCGAGCCCACTGAGTTCGCGGTGGCGCCGGAGGAATTCCACCAGAGGATGCAGCGGCGCCAGCAGGAGATGCCGCTGTCCATGACCACCCTGTCAACCCACGACACTAAGCGCAGCGAGGATGCCCGGGCGCGGATCTCGGTCATCGCCGAGCTGCCGCAGGAGTGGGCGGAAACGCTGGAGACGCTGCGTGGACTGGCGCCGATTCCGGACGGTCCCTACGAGAACCTGCTGTGGCAGGCAATCGTCGGGGCCTGGCCGGCAAGCCGGGAACGGCTGCAGGGCTATGCGGAAAAGGCGGCCAGGGAGGCCGGCAACTCCACCAAGTGGACCGACCCCAACGAGGACTTCGAGGCCACGGTCGAGGCTGCCGTGGATGCGGCCTTCGACGACGTCAAGGTGGCCAAGGTGGTTGCGGACTTCGTGGCCCGCATCGACGCCTACTCGGCCGCCAACTCGGTGTCCGCCAAGATGGTCCAGCTGACCATGCCGGGCGTCCCGGATGTCTATCAGGGCAGCGAGTTCTGGGAACGGTCACTCACGGACCCGGACAACCGCCGGCCCGTGGACTTCGCCGCACGGCAGGCAGAGCTGGCAAAGCTCGACGCCGGCGCGTTGCCGGACGCGGGCACAGAGGCCAGCAAGCTGCTGGTCACGTCGCGGGCGCTGCGCCTGCGCCGTGACCGTCCGGAGCTGTTCCAGGGCTACACGCCGGTGGCGGCCACCGGTGCCGCAGCCGGGCACCTGCTCGCGTTCACCCGCGGAACCGATGCAACCTCCGGTGCCCTGACGCTTGCCACCCGGCTTCCCGCCGGGCTGGAAGCTGCCGGCGGGTGGCGGGACACCGCCGTCGACCTTTCCACTGCCATGCGTGACGAACTCACTGGAGCCAGCTTTGGCCCCGGCCAGGTTTCGGTGGCAGAGGTCCTGGGTACCTACCCCGTGGCCCTGCTGGCACCTGTGGATGGAGAAAAGGCATGA
- the treZ gene encoding malto-oligosyltrehalose trehalohydrolase: MTLVNVGPERFDVWAPDVSSVVLLADGKQYPMRKKDTAPGSEGWWTAPDAPADGDVDYGYLLDGDTTPVPDPRSRRLPSGVHEQSRTYDPAAYAWRDSGWRGKDLQGAVIYELHVGTFTPEGTLDAAVEKLGYLADLGIDFVELLPVNGFNGTHNWGYDGVQWYAVHEGYGGPAGYQRFVDAAHAAGLGVIQDVVYNHLGPSGNYLPKFGPYLKQGDANTWGDSVNLDGPGSDVVREYILDNAALWLRDYHVDGLRLDAVHALRDERAIHILEDLGALGDAISAETGLPKTLIAESDLNNPRLIYPRDVNGYGLAGQWSDDFHHAVHVSVSGETTGYYSDFESLAVLAKVLKDGFLHDGSYSSFRGKHHGRPINASLVHPAALVVCNQNHDQIGNRATGDRLSQSLSYGQLAVAAVLTLTSPFTPMLFMGEEYGASTPWQFFTSHPEPELGKATAEGRIKEFERMGWDPAVVPDPQDPETFRRSKLDWAEASAGDHARLLDLYRSLTALRRSHPDLAGPGFDGTDVSFDDDAGWLRFRRGSVEVLVNFSDSKVRLDGASGSVLLATDDGTGLDGDALAMAPWSAAIIATQQEGQNA; this comes from the coding sequence ATGACCCTGGTCAACGTAGGACCCGAGCGTTTCGATGTGTGGGCGCCGGACGTTTCATCGGTGGTTTTGCTGGCCGATGGTAAGCAATACCCCATGCGGAAGAAGGACACGGCGCCCGGTTCCGAAGGGTGGTGGACTGCACCTGACGCCCCGGCCGACGGGGATGTGGACTACGGCTACCTGCTGGACGGGGACACCACCCCTGTTCCGGACCCCCGGTCCCGCCGGCTCCCCTCAGGTGTGCACGAACAGTCCCGGACCTACGATCCCGCCGCCTACGCGTGGCGGGATTCCGGCTGGCGCGGCAAGGACCTGCAGGGCGCTGTCATTTACGAACTGCACGTGGGCACCTTCACCCCTGAAGGAACCCTTGACGCAGCCGTGGAGAAGCTGGGCTACCTGGCAGACCTGGGCATCGACTTCGTGGAGCTGTTGCCGGTCAACGGCTTCAACGGCACCCACAACTGGGGCTACGACGGCGTCCAGTGGTACGCCGTGCACGAAGGCTACGGCGGGCCCGCTGGCTACCAGCGGTTCGTTGACGCCGCGCACGCTGCAGGACTGGGCGTCATCCAGGACGTGGTGTACAACCACCTGGGACCCAGCGGCAACTACCTCCCCAAGTTCGGCCCGTACCTGAAACAGGGCGACGCCAATACGTGGGGCGATTCGGTAAACCTGGACGGTCCCGGCTCGGACGTAGTGCGTGAATACATCCTGGACAACGCCGCCCTGTGGCTGCGTGACTACCACGTGGACGGGCTCCGCCTCGATGCGGTGCACGCGCTGCGGGACGAGCGGGCCATCCACATCCTGGAGGACCTGGGGGCCCTGGGCGACGCCATTTCGGCCGAAACCGGGCTGCCCAAAACCCTTATTGCGGAATCGGACCTCAACAACCCACGCCTGATCTACCCCCGGGACGTGAACGGGTACGGCCTGGCCGGGCAATGGAGCGACGACTTCCACCACGCCGTCCACGTCAGCGTCAGCGGCGAAACCACCGGCTACTACTCGGACTTCGAATCCCTGGCCGTGCTGGCCAAGGTCCTCAAGGACGGGTTCCTCCACGACGGCAGCTATTCCAGCTTCCGCGGTAAGCACCACGGACGCCCCATCAACGCCTCGCTGGTGCACCCGGCGGCGCTGGTGGTCTGCAACCAGAACCACGACCAGATCGGCAACCGCGCCACGGGGGACAGGCTCTCCCAGTCGCTGTCCTACGGGCAGCTGGCCGTCGCCGCGGTGCTCACGCTGACCTCGCCGTTCACGCCCATGCTGTTCATGGGCGAGGAATACGGGGCCTCCACACCGTGGCAGTTCTTCACCTCGCACCCCGAACCGGAGCTCGGAAAGGCCACCGCGGAAGGGCGCATCAAGGAATTCGAGCGCATGGGGTGGGATCCCGCCGTCGTGCCCGATCCCCAGGATCCGGAAACCTTCCGCCGGTCCAAGCTGGACTGGGCCGAGGCCTCTGCGGGCGACCATGCGCGGCTCCTGGACCTGTACCGGTCCTTGACGGCGCTCCGCCGCTCCCATCCGGACCTGGCCGGGCCTGGCTTTGACGGGACAGACGTTTCGTTCGACGACGACGCAGGCTGGCTGCGCTTCCGGCGCGGTTCCGTCGAGGTGCTGGTGAACTTCTCCGACTCGAAGGTACGGCTCGACGGCGCTTCCGGCAGCGTCCTGCTGGCCACGGACGACGGAACCGGGCTGGACGGTGACGCCCTGGCCATGGCGCCCTGGAGTGCAGCGATCATCGCAACCCAACAGGAAGGACAGAACGCATGA
- a CDS encoding holo-ACP synthase, with protein MIVGIGVDVVDIERFGRQLERTPGLRDRLFVPAERELNTRSLAARFAAKEAVAKVLGAPAGMNWQDCWIGLDRNGPTVQVKGTVLAVAEAKGVKRWHLSISHDGGIATATVLAEG; from the coding sequence ATGATCGTTGGCATTGGGGTAGACGTAGTAGACATCGAGCGGTTCGGCCGCCAGCTGGAACGGACGCCGGGCTTGAGGGACCGACTGTTCGTGCCCGCGGAACGTGAGCTGAACACCCGCTCCCTGGCTGCCCGGTTCGCCGCCAAGGAAGCGGTGGCCAAGGTCCTTGGCGCGCCCGCCGGCATGAATTGGCAGGACTGCTGGATCGGCCTCGACCGGAATGGACCCACGGTCCAGGTGAAGGGCACCGTCCTTGCGGTTGCCGAGGCCAAGGGCGTCAAGCGCTGGCACCTGTCCATCAGCCACGACGGCGGCATCGCCACCGCCACGGTCCTGGCCGAGGGCTGA
- a CDS encoding inositol-3-phosphate synthase, with the protein MSSHPIRVAIVGVGNCAASLVQGVHYYKDADPAETIPGLMHVEFGQYHVGDVEFVAAFDVDGKKVGVDLSDAILASENNTIKIADVPPTGVTVQRGHTLDGLGKYYLETIEQSTEEPVDVVQALKDAKADVLVCYLPVGSQQAAEFYAQAAIDAGVAFVNALPVFIAGTKEWADKFTAAGVPIVGDDIKSQIGATITHRVMAKLFEDRGVTLDRTYQLNVGGNMDFKNMLERDRLESKKISKTQAVTSNVEAELAAKDVHIGPSDYVQWLDDRKWAFVRLEGRNFGDAPVSLEYKLEVWDSPNSAGVIIDAIRAAKIGLDRGIGGPLLSASSYFMKSPPEQFNDDLAREKVEAFIRGDLER; encoded by the coding sequence GTGTCTTCACATCCCATTCGTGTTGCAATCGTTGGCGTGGGCAACTGCGCCGCCTCGCTGGTGCAGGGCGTCCACTACTACAAGGATGCCGACCCGGCAGAAACCATCCCGGGCCTGATGCACGTTGAGTTTGGCCAGTACCACGTGGGTGACGTCGAGTTCGTCGCCGCGTTCGATGTAGACGGCAAGAAGGTCGGCGTGGACCTGTCCGATGCCATCCTGGCCAGCGAAAACAACACCATCAAGATCGCCGATGTTCCGCCGACGGGTGTCACGGTCCAGCGCGGCCACACCCTGGACGGCCTGGGTAAGTACTACCTCGAGACCATCGAGCAGTCCACCGAAGAGCCCGTGGACGTGGTCCAGGCGCTGAAGGACGCCAAAGCTGACGTCCTGGTCTGCTACCTGCCCGTGGGTTCCCAGCAGGCTGCCGAGTTCTACGCCCAGGCTGCGATCGACGCCGGCGTAGCGTTCGTCAACGCCCTGCCCGTATTCATCGCCGGCACCAAGGAGTGGGCTGACAAGTTCACCGCCGCCGGTGTTCCGATCGTGGGCGACGACATCAAGAGCCAGATCGGTGCAACCATCACGCACCGCGTCATGGCCAAGCTGTTCGAAGACCGCGGCGTGACCCTGGACCGCACGTACCAGCTGAACGTCGGCGGCAACATGGACTTCAAGAACATGCTGGAGCGTGACCGGCTGGAGTCCAAAAAGATTTCCAAGACCCAGGCCGTGACCTCCAATGTGGAGGCCGAGCTGGCCGCCAAGGACGTACACATCGGCCCGTCCGATTACGTCCAGTGGCTTGATGACCGCAAGTGGGCCTTCGTCCGCCTGGAAGGCCGGAACTTCGGCGACGCCCCGGTGTCCCTGGAGTACAAGCTGGAGGTCTGGGATTCGCCGAACTCCGCAGGGGTGATCATCGATGCGATCCGTGCCGCCAAGATCGGCTTGGACCGCGGCATCGGCGGCCCGCTGCTCTCGGCTTCCAGCTACTTCATGAAGTCCCCGCCGGAGCAGTTCAACGACGACCTCGCCCGCGAGAAGGTCGAAGCCTTCATCCGCGGCGACCTGGAACGCTAA
- the glgX gene encoding glycogen debranching protein GlgX: MEVWPGTAYPLGATFDGTGTNFALFSERAERVELCLLADDLTETRIELTEVDGYVWHCYLPHIQPGQKYGYRVHGPYDPAGGNRFNPNKLLMDPYAKAIQGQIDWDPALFSYEFGDPDSQNDADSAPHTMHGVVINPFFEWDGDRQLKIPYHESVIYEAHVKGLTELHPEIPEEQRGTYAGVSHPAVIDHMKKLGVTAIELMPVHQFVNDGTLEEKGLNNYWGYNTIGFFAPQNTYSSTGDVGHQVQEFKAMVRDLHRAGIEVILDVVYNHTAEGNHLGPTLSFKGIDNQAYYRLVDNDLKHYMDYTGTGNSLNVRHPHSLQLLMDSLRYWVTEMHVDGFRFDLASTLAREFYDVDKLSTFFELIQQDPVVSQVKLIAEPWDVGPGGYQVGNFPPQWTEWNGKYRDTVRDFWRGEPSTLGEFASRLTGSADLYESSARRPVASINFVTAHDGFTMRDLVSYNEKHNDANGEGNNDGESHNRSWNCGVEGDTDDEKVLTLRARQQRNFIATLLLSQGVPMLLHGDELGRTQQGNNNTYCQDSELSWVHWEAMDQPLVEFTAFVNKLRHDHPTFRRSRFFDGRPVRRGEGEKLPDIVWLKTDGTEMLPEDWGSGFGRTIGVFYNGDGIQEQDSRGRRITDDSFLMAFNAHDDEVDFCVPSDEYSQYWEVLIDTAAQADAYEPLKTGATLTLDAKSMVVLRAYSGPEAEVDTSAAASLASMAEHEEAQEEMAEAQTKAAEASEARATGADKKAKA; this comes from the coding sequence ATGGAAGTCTGGCCTGGAACTGCCTACCCGCTGGGAGCTACCTTTGACGGCACCGGCACCAATTTCGCCCTGTTCAGCGAACGGGCGGAGCGGGTCGAACTCTGCCTCCTGGCCGATGACTTGACCGAGACCCGGATCGAGCTGACCGAGGTGGACGGCTACGTGTGGCACTGCTACCTGCCCCACATCCAGCCCGGCCAGAAGTACGGCTACCGGGTGCACGGGCCGTACGACCCCGCCGGCGGCAACCGCTTCAACCCGAACAAGCTGCTGATGGACCCGTACGCCAAGGCCATCCAGGGCCAGATCGACTGGGACCCCGCGCTGTTCTCCTACGAATTCGGCGACCCCGATTCGCAAAATGACGCCGACTCGGCACCGCACACCATGCACGGCGTGGTCATCAACCCGTTCTTCGAATGGGACGGCGACCGCCAGCTGAAGATCCCGTACCACGAATCGGTGATCTACGAAGCCCACGTCAAGGGCCTCACCGAGCTCCACCCGGAGATCCCCGAAGAGCAGCGCGGCACTTACGCCGGCGTTTCACACCCCGCGGTCATCGACCACATGAAGAAGCTCGGCGTCACCGCCATTGAGCTCATGCCCGTGCACCAGTTCGTCAACGACGGCACCCTGGAAGAGAAGGGCCTCAACAACTACTGGGGCTACAACACCATCGGCTTCTTCGCGCCGCAGAACACCTACAGCTCCACGGGCGATGTGGGGCACCAGGTCCAGGAATTCAAGGCCATGGTCCGCGACCTGCACCGCGCCGGCATCGAAGTGATCCTCGACGTCGTCTACAACCACACGGCCGAAGGCAACCACCTGGGCCCCACGCTGTCCTTCAAGGGCATCGACAACCAGGCCTACTACCGCCTGGTGGACAACGACCTCAAGCACTACATGGACTACACCGGCACCGGCAACTCGCTGAACGTGCGCCACCCGCACTCCCTGCAGCTGCTCATGGATTCCCTGCGCTACTGGGTCACCGAGATGCACGTGGACGGCTTCCGCTTCGACCTCGCCTCCACCTTGGCCCGCGAGTTCTACGACGTGGACAAGCTCTCCACCTTCTTCGAACTCATCCAGCAGGACCCGGTAGTCTCCCAGGTCAAACTGATCGCTGAGCCGTGGGACGTTGGCCCCGGCGGCTACCAGGTGGGCAACTTCCCGCCGCAGTGGACGGAATGGAACGGCAAGTACCGCGACACTGTCCGTGACTTCTGGCGCGGCGAACCCTCCACCCTGGGCGAGTTCGCTTCCCGCCTCACCGGCTCCGCGGACCTGTACGAGAGCTCCGCCCGGCGGCCGGTGGCCTCCATCAACTTCGTCACCGCCCACGACGGCTTCACTATGCGGGACCTGGTCTCCTACAACGAGAAGCACAACGACGCCAACGGCGAAGGCAACAACGACGGCGAATCCCACAACCGGTCCTGGAACTGCGGCGTGGAGGGAGACACCGACGACGAGAAGGTGCTGACCCTCCGTGCCCGGCAGCAGCGGAACTTCATCGCCACGCTCCTGCTCTCCCAGGGCGTGCCCATGCTGCTCCACGGTGACGAGCTCGGCCGGACGCAGCAGGGCAACAACAACACCTACTGCCAGGACTCCGAGCTCAGCTGGGTGCACTGGGAAGCCATGGACCAGCCGCTGGTGGAGTTCACGGCCTTCGTCAACAAGCTCCGGCACGACCACCCCACCTTCCGCCGCAGCCGCTTCTTCGACGGACGCCCCGTGCGCCGCGGCGAAGGCGAGAAGCTGCCGGACATCGTCTGGCTCAAGACCGACGGCACCGAAATGCTGCCCGAAGACTGGGGGAGCGGCTTCGGCCGGACCATCGGCGTGTTCTACAACGGCGACGGCATTCAGGAACAGGACTCCCGCGGCCGCCGGATCACCGACGACAGCTTCCTCATGGCCTTCAACGCCCACGATGATGAGGTGGACTTCTGCGTTCCGTCCGACGAGTACTCGCAGTACTGGGAAGTCCTGATTGACACTGCCGCCCAGGCCGACGCCTACGAACCGCTCAAGACCGGCGCCACTTTGACGCTGGACGCGAAGTCCATGGTGGTACTGCGCGCCTACTCCGGCCCCGAAGCCGAAGTGGACACGTCCGCGGCTGCGTCACTGGCCTCCATGGCCGAGCACGAGGAGGCCCAGGAGGAGATGGCGGAGGCCCAGACCAAGGCCGCGGAAGCGAGCGAGGCGAGGGCAACGGGCGCAGACAAGAAAGCTAAAGCATGA